The Gimibacter soli genome includes a region encoding these proteins:
- a CDS encoding AEC family transporter: protein MAGILTIIAPVFLAMMLGYGLGRRGLFDESVTPALMRYVMLIAVPCLLFHSIAVRPLPGGHEMLMVGGYYGTLALVYIASMFITRFTFGSNLAEQGVFALSVCFANGMFIGYPIIEGQFGVEGVRLYLMILAFHSLTLVTATTLVMERAKAGAVSPAMIRATAISVVSNPILMALGTALVWTGLEIPVPAWLDRLTGLFGASAAPVGLFAGGLSLAGVSIAGDLRPALTATALKLLGLPVAVYAMLHFVLDLPPLWVGVATVMAALPTGIIPYTIAARYQTAPRRTASTVLISTGLSAITLVVLLSLL from the coding sequence ATGGCCGGGATCCTGACCATCATCGCGCCGGTTTTTCTCGCGATGATGCTCGGCTACGGGCTTGGCCGGCGCGGGCTGTTTGACGAAAGCGTCACGCCCGCGCTGATGCGCTATGTGATGCTCATCGCCGTGCCTTGCCTGCTTTTCCATTCGATTGCCGTCAGGCCCCTGCCGGGCGGGCACGAGATGCTGATGGTTGGCGGCTATTACGGCACGCTGGCGCTTGTCTATATCGCCTCGATGTTCATCACCCGCTTCACCTTCGGCAGCAATCTGGCCGAGCAGGGGGTGTTTGCCCTGTCCGTTTGCTTCGCGAACGGCATGTTCATCGGCTACCCCATCATCGAAGGCCAGTTCGGCGTTGAAGGCGTGCGGCTTTACCTGATGATCCTTGCCTTCCATTCGCTCACGCTTGTCACCGCCACAACGCTTGTGATGGAACGCGCGAAGGCGGGTGCGGTGTCACCCGCGATGATCCGGGCGACGGCGATCAGTGTGGTTTCAAACCCTATCCTGATGGCGCTCGGCACCGCCCTTGTCTGGACAGGGCTTGAAATCCCTGTGCCGGCATGGCTCGACCGGTTGACCGGCCTGTTCGGCGCGTCTGCGGCCCCTGTTGGGCTCTTTGCGGGCGGCCTTTCGCTCGCGGGCGTCAGCATCGCCGGTGACCTGCGCCCGGCGCTGACAGCCACGGCGCTGAAGCTCCTCGGCCTGCCGGTCGCGGTTTATGCAATGCTGCATTTTGTGCTGGATTTGCCGCCCCTCTGGGTCGGCGTGGCGACGGTGATGGCGGCCCTGCCCACGGGGATCATCCCCTATACCATCGCCGCCCGCTACCAGACGGCGCCGCGGCGTACCGCCAGCACCGTCCTGATCTCCACCGGCCTTTCGGCCATCACGCTTGTGGTGCTTCTGAGTCTTCTCTGA
- a CDS encoding SBBP repeat-containing protein, translated as MAFFGNISGSGGLFGGNAQSFRPTIVGISTSLLSAVNDAKLTQIALNSLSSEDRAKLNQRVPTNTLTTPPWENAETPRSLEQQVREVRGLNSFINLKDSDIKGLANDPDQQATFVLYKALNNLRVLAEYASQKSTTSSTIAQLDALFKSGLTEVRDYLSSTSLNNLDLFLGDKQYKTETTTRLGKNASEYDGKPVAETATDAVVGLTGNEVFTVTLSKNSVAGNQLDSDTFTVDLSEISGTLSLKAVTDLINSKIEALQGEDELGNPLVDGEGNPVSKYTTRFVAAQDSRTGDYAIRVKGTILEDAKFEAAVNEPTLYVSSAVSQLDDAFAITSRVTELNNLTGTISVDDTFSFSGVDLGGTEFKGLVSDEEDEDIDPRIKAMRDKMLAESRADVIGEDAAAEEAEAEDEDATSITNVDAKNRVSADTSASKIATDSEGNVYVIGTTTGSFGHQINAADTQDVFLTKFDSTGNVVFSRLLGAADSASGYAITIDGEDNVIIAGQTNSALSTKDVISGTDAFVTKLSKRGDEIFRYQLDTAGETSGLSLAVDAAGDIILGGYTKSGISATSGFSGGKDGLLLKLDGDTGTKLASAVYGTSSNESVKGVAVSADGNILIAAEEGGNAVVRKLSATDFSVIDTVDFGYLGTGGSVEGLRVDGNDVYLVGTTTSALTAGGSATQNGSLAGGYDGFVAKVTDGGGSLSADYTTYIGTSGTDRLADVAVSGGKVYVAGSTAGTIAGENKTGSYDGFVTRIDAATGAVEDTQQFGEQLARSTVGGVAFTTKGNSVLETLGLPQGTILEDQKRDLQTQTSARAGDYFYISVDGGTKKKITLSEGDDFNDIARKIRIAAFSKLTVSVSTSSEGAKLKLEAKNATIDLIAGKGDQDLLERIGLTPGKLLPKNEALGIDQDEVEPDPANPFNLGGAYALKLDGALNIGDKKAAKYVLGLMDSAISTVQRAFRSLEYDPIKAQLLEDSKKNANIGQAPAYLTAKIANYQDALNRLQSSTIASPTSFFF; from the coding sequence GTGGCGTTTTTTGGAAATATCAGCGGGTCAGGTGGCCTGTTCGGCGGGAATGCACAATCCTTCCGGCCGACGATTGTTGGCATTTCGACCTCGCTTCTCTCTGCCGTCAATGATGCCAAGCTCACCCAGATTGCGCTCAACAGCCTCTCTAGCGAAGATCGCGCCAAGCTCAACCAGCGCGTCCCCACCAATACGCTCACCACTCCGCCGTGGGAAAATGCCGAAACGCCGCGCTCGTTGGAGCAGCAGGTGCGCGAGGTGCGTGGCCTGAATTCCTTCATCAACCTGAAGGATTCAGATATCAAGGGTCTGGCAAACGACCCCGACCAGCAGGCGACTTTCGTGCTCTACAAGGCGCTGAATAACCTTCGGGTGCTGGCGGAATATGCCTCGCAGAAGTCGACGACATCCTCGACGATTGCGCAGCTCGATGCGCTTTTCAAATCCGGCCTCACCGAAGTGCGGGATTATCTCTCTTCCACGTCGCTCAACAATCTCGACCTGTTCCTTGGCGACAAGCAATACAAGACAGAGACGACGACGCGCCTTGGCAAGAACGCCTCGGAATATGACGGCAAGCCCGTCGCCGAGACCGCGACCGATGCGGTTGTAGGCCTGACCGGCAATGAAGTTTTCACCGTGACGCTGTCAAAGAACAGCGTGGCGGGCAATCAGCTGGATAGCGATACCTTCACCGTTGACCTTTCAGAGATCAGCGGCACGCTTTCGCTGAAGGCGGTGACCGATCTGATCAACTCGAAGATCGAAGCGCTGCAGGGCGAGGACGAGCTGGGTAACCCCTTGGTGGACGGCGAGGGCAATCCGGTTTCCAAATATACCACGCGCTTTGTGGCGGCGCAGGACAGCCGTACCGGCGACTATGCCATTCGCGTGAAAGGCACGATCCTTGAGGATGCGAAGTTCGAGGCAGCGGTAAATGAGCCGACGCTTTATGTGTCTTCGGCCGTTTCGCAGCTTGATGATGCTTTTGCAATCACCAGCCGGGTGACGGAGCTGAACAACCTGACTGGTACCATCTCGGTGGACGATACCTTCTCCTTCTCGGGCGTCGATCTTGGCGGCACCGAGTTCAAGGGCCTCGTGTCCGATGAGGAAGACGAAGATATCGACCCCAGGATCAAGGCAATGCGCGACAAGATGCTGGCCGAAAGCCGCGCCGATGTGATCGGCGAGGATGCGGCCGCGGAAGAGGCGGAGGCCGAGGACGAAGACGCGACCTCGATCACCAATGTCGACGCCAAGAATCGCGTCAGCGCCGACACGTCTGCTTCCAAGATCGCCACGGACAGCGAAGGCAATGTCTATGTGATCGGCACAACGACCGGCAGCTTCGGTCACCAGATCAATGCGGCCGATACGCAGGATGTCTTCCTCACCAAGTTTGACAGCACCGGCAATGTGGTCTTCTCACGGCTTCTGGGTGCCGCAGACAGTGCCTCGGGCTATGCGATCACCATCGACGGCGAAGACAATGTGATTATCGCCGGGCAGACCAACAGCGCGCTTTCCACGAAAGATGTGATCAGCGGCACCGATGCCTTTGTCACCAAGCTTTCGAAGCGCGGCGACGAGATTTTCCGTTACCAGCTGGATACGGCAGGGGAGACGAGCGGTCTGTCCCTCGCTGTCGATGCTGCGGGCGACATCATCCTTGGGGGCTATACGAAGTCCGGCATCAGCGCCACTTCGGGCTTCTCGGGCGGCAAGGACGGCCTTCTCCTGAAGCTTGACGGCGACACGGGCACCAAGCTCGCTTCTGCTGTTTATGGCACCAGCTCGAACGAAAGCGTCAAGGGTGTGGCGGTCTCGGCTGACGGCAATATCCTGATCGCTGCGGAAGAAGGCGGCAATGCCGTTGTCCGCAAGCTGAGCGCCACCGATTTCTCGGTCATCGATACGGTCGATTTCGGCTATCTTGGCACCGGCGGCTCGGTCGAGGGTCTGAGGGTTGACGGCAACGACGTGTATCTCGTCGGCACCACCACCTCGGCGCTGACCGCTGGCGGTTCGGCGACGCAGAACGGCAGCCTCGCTGGCGGCTATGACGGGTTTGTTGCCAAGGTCACCGATGGCGGTGGCTCGCTCTCTGCTGACTATACCACCTATATCGGCACCAGCGGCACCGACCGGCTCGCCGATGTGGCTGTCTCGGGCGGCAAGGTCTATGTGGCGGGCTCAACCGCCGGGACCATCGCGGGCGAAAACAAGACAGGCTCCTACGATGGCTTCGTGACGCGGATCGATGCCGCCACGGGCGCGGTTGAAGATACCCAGCAGTTTGGCGAGCAACTGGCGCGATCGACCGTTGGCGGTGTGGCCTTCACCACCAAGGGCAACAGCGTGCTGGAAACGCTCGGCCTGCCGCAAGGCACGATCCTCGAGGACCAGAAGCGCGACCTGCAGACGCAGACATCGGCGCGCGCTGGCGACTATTTCTATATCTCGGTCGATGGCGGCACGAAGAAAAAGATCACCCTTTCTGAGGGTGATGATTTCAACGATATCGCCCGCAAGATTCGTATCGCCGCCTTCAGCAAGCTGACGGTAAGTGTCTCGACCTCCAGCGAGGGCGCCAAGCTGAAGCTTGAAGCCAAGAATGCGACGATTGACCTGATCGCCGGCAAGGGCGACCAGGACCTTCTGGAGCGGATCGGCCTGACGCCAGGCAAGCTGCTGCCGAAGAATGAAGCGCTCGGCATCGACCAGGATGAGGTCGAACCCGATCCGGCCAACCCGTTCAACCTTGGCGGCGCCTATGCGCTGAAGCTCGATGGCGCGCTCAATATCGGTGACAAGAAGGCGGCCAAATATGTGCTGGGCCTTATGGATAGCGCCATTTCGACGGTACAGCGGGCTTTCCGGTCGCTGGAGTACGATCCGATCAAGGCGCAGCTTCTGGAAGATTCGAAAAAGAATGCCAACATCGGGCAGGCGCCCGCCTACCTGACGGCCAAGATTGCCAATTATCAGGACGCGCTGAACCGGTTGCAATCGTCAACGATCGCGAGCCCGACGAGCTTCTTCTTCTGA
- a CDS encoding inorganic phosphate transporter → MELDKVDREVARVAKVQQAVAAEQGGLMKLGLALFFVVLVFLYATQVHIGSHISYFIIAAAVIGAYMAMNIGANDVANNVGPAVGSKALTMAGALVIAAVFEAAGALLAGGDVVSTISKDIISPTAFADGITFIWAMMAALLAAALWLNLATWLGAPVSTTHSIVGGVMGAGIAAAGFGMVNWPVMGGIAASWVISPILGGVIAAAFLRFVKLVIVEKEDKIAASKKWVPILVAIMAGTFTVYLVSKGLKHLWKPEAPIVWATGLAIAVASWAVMRPYVAHRALGLENRKKSVSLLFRVPLVCSAALLSFAHGANDVANAVGPLAAIVNAAESGASAAGKVSLPLWVMVIGAIGISIGLLLFGPKLIRTVGGEITKLNQMRAFCVALSAAITVIAASALGMPVSSTHIAVGGVFGVGFLREYLANKANGNARELSKITTPEKVAAKAEKKEKRRLVRRKQAMNIAAAWIITVPLSASLAAVLYLGARTFFG, encoded by the coding sequence ATGGAACTGGACAAGGTCGACCGTGAGGTCGCGCGGGTCGCGAAGGTGCAACAGGCTGTCGCGGCCGAGCAAGGCGGCCTCATGAAGCTGGGCCTCGCGCTCTTCTTCGTCGTTCTCGTCTTCCTCTATGCCACGCAAGTGCATATCGGCAGCCATATCAGCTATTTCATCATCGCGGCGGCTGTGATCGGCGCCTATATGGCGATGAATATCGGCGCCAACGATGTGGCTAACAACGTCGGGCCGGCGGTGGGCTCCAAGGCGCTCACCATGGCGGGCGCGCTTGTCATTGCTGCCGTGTTTGAAGCCGCCGGTGCGCTCCTCGCGGGCGGGGACGTGGTCTCCACCATCTCGAAGGATATCATCTCGCCCACCGCCTTCGCCGATGGCATCACCTTCATCTGGGCCATGATGGCGGCGCTTCTGGCCGCGGCACTCTGGCTCAATCTCGCCACCTGGCTTGGCGCGCCTGTCTCCACCACCCACTCCATCGTTGGCGGTGTGATGGGGGCCGGTATCGCGGCTGCAGGCTTTGGCATGGTCAACTGGCCGGTGATGGGGGGCATAGCCGCGAGCTGGGTCATTTCGCCGATCCTTGGCGGGGTTATCGCTGCCGCCTTCCTGCGGTTCGTCAAGCTGGTGATCGTCGAGAAGGAAGACAAGATCGCTGCTTCCAAAAAATGGGTGCCGATCCTTGTTGCCATCATGGCGGGCACCTTCACGGTCTATCTGGTCTCCAAGGGCCTGAAGCATCTCTGGAAGCCGGAAGCGCCGATTGTCTGGGCCACCGGCCTTGCCATTGCAGTCGCTTCCTGGGCTGTGATGCGGCCTTATGTGGCACATCGGGCGCTCGGCCTTGAGAACCGCAAGAAGTCCGTGTCGCTTCTCTTCCGTGTACCGCTTGTCTGTTCGGCAGCCCTTCTTTCCTTCGCGCACGGTGCCAACGATGTGGCGAATGCCGTGGGGCCGCTCGCCGCTATCGTGAACGCAGCCGAATCGGGCGCGTCTGCCGCTGGCAAAGTGTCGTTGCCCCTGTGGGTGATGGTGATCGGCGCCATCGGCATTTCGATCGGTCTTCTGCTGTTTGGCCCAAAGCTGATCCGTACCGTTGGCGGCGAGATCACCAAGCTGAACCAGATGCGCGCCTTCTGCGTGGCCCTGTCGGCGGCTATCACGGTGATTGCGGCCTCGGCGCTCGGCATGCCTGTTTCCTCGACCCATATCGCCGTTGGCGGTGTGTTCGGCGTTGGGTTCCTGCGCGAATATCTGGCCAACAAGGCCAATGGCAACGCCCGCGAACTGTCGAAGATCACGACGCCTGAAAAGGTGGCCGCCAAGGCCGAGAAGAAGGAAAAGCGTCGTCTGGTACGCCGCAAGCAGGCGATGAATATCGCTGCCGCCTGGATCATCACGGTGCCGCTTTCGGCCTCGCTTGCCGCTGTTCTGTACCTCGGCGCCCGCACCTTCTTTGGCTGA
- a CDS encoding DUF167 domain-containing protein, translating to MVGNGVLKAVDGGLTLAVRLTPKAAAERIDGWISDDAGNTRLKVAVTAVPENGKANAALIRFLAKKLKLPKTAVRLIGGDISRQKLLLLEGPADAAGRAAFQEEITARLAELAP from the coding sequence ATGGTTGGTAACGGCGTCCTCAAGGCAGTGGACGGCGGGCTGACCCTCGCCGTGCGCCTGACGCCGAAGGCTGCCGCCGAGCGGATTGATGGCTGGATCAGCGACGACGCCGGCAACACCCGCCTGAAGGTGGCCGTGACCGCCGTCCCTGAAAACGGCAAGGCGAACGCCGCGCTCATCAGGTTTCTCGCCAAAAAACTCAAGTTGCCGAAAACAGCCGTAAGGCTTATAGGGGGCGACATATCGCGGCAGAAACTCTTGCTTCTTGAAGGCCCCGCCGATGCGGCAGGCCGCGCCGCGTTCCAGGAAGAAATCACCGCCCGGCTGGCCGAGCTTGCCCCTTGA
- a CDS encoding argininosuccinate synthase, with translation MSDKIKKVVLAYSGGLDTSIILKWLQTTYGCEVVTFTADLGQGEELEPARKKAELLGIKEIFIEDLREEFVRDFVFPMFRANALYEGLYLLGTSIARPLIAKRQIEIAEMVGADAVCHGATGKGNDQVRFELGYYALNPRIKVIAPWREWDLTSRTKLIEFAEKNQIPIAKDKRGEAPFSVDANLLHTSSEGKALENPWEEAEEFVYSRTVSPEAAPDTPEYVEVEFEKGDPVAIDGVKMSPATLLTKLNELGGKHGIGRLDLLENRFVGMKSRGIYETPGGTILLMAHRGIEQVTLDKGSSHLKDEIMPRYAELIYNGFWFSPEREMLQALIDKSQEFVTGTVRLKLYKGSATIVGRKSPFSLYSLAHVTFEEDAVYDQRDAAGFIKLNALRLKLLKQRGTLKG, from the coding sequence ATGTCGGACAAGATCAAGAAAGTTGTCCTCGCCTATTCGGGCGGCCTCGACACCTCGATCATTCTCAAATGGCTGCAGACCACCTATGGCTGCGAGGTCGTGACCTTCACGGCTGACCTCGGGCAGGGTGAAGAGCTGGAGCCCGCGCGCAAGAAAGCCGAACTTCTCGGCATCAAGGAAATTTTCATCGAAGACCTGCGCGAGGAATTTGTCCGCGATTTCGTGTTCCCGATGTTCCGCGCCAACGCGCTGTACGAAGGTCTTTACCTCCTCGGCACCTCGATTGCCCGGCCGCTGATTGCCAAGCGCCAGATCGAAATCGCCGAGATGGTGGGCGCCGATGCCGTGTGCCATGGCGCCACCGGCAAGGGGAACGACCAGGTCCGTTTCGAGCTCGGCTATTATGCCCTCAACCCGCGCATCAAGGTGATCGCCCCCTGGCGCGAGTGGGACCTGACGAGCCGCACCAAGCTCATCGAGTTTGCTGAAAAGAACCAGATTCCGATCGCCAAGGACAAGCGCGGCGAAGCGCCCTTCTCGGTCGACGCCAACCTCCTGCATACCTCGAGCGAGGGCAAGGCGCTGGAAAACCCGTGGGAAGAGGCGGAAGAGTTCGTCTATAGCCGCACGGTTTCGCCGGAAGCTGCCCCCGATACGCCCGAATATGTGGAAGTCGAGTTCGAAAAGGGTGATCCCGTCGCCATCGACGGCGTGAAGATGAGCCCGGCGACGCTTCTGACCAAACTCAACGAGCTTGGCGGCAAGCATGGCATTGGCCGTCTCGATCTCCTTGAAAACCGTTTTGTCGGCATGAAGTCGCGCGGCATTTACGAAACCCCCGGCGGCACCATCCTCCTGATGGCTCACCGTGGCATCGAACAGGTCACGCTCGACAAGGGCTCGTCGCACCTGAAGGACGAGATCATGCCGCGCTATGCCGAGCTCATCTACAACGGCTTCTGGTTCAGCCCGGAGCGCGAGATGCTGCAGGCCCTGATCGACAAGAGCCAGGAGTTTGTCACCGGCACCGTGCGACTGAAGCTCTACAAGGGTTCGGCCACGATTGTTGGTCGCAAGAGCCCCTTCAGCCTCTATTCGCTCGCCCACGTCACCTTCGAGGAAGATGCGGTTTACGACCAGCGCGACGCAGCCGGCTTCATCAAGCTGAATGCGCTCCGCCTGAAGCTCCTGAAGCAGCGCGGCACGCTGAAGGGGTAA
- a CDS encoding YggT family protein: MTAIFMLIDTVLYLYSTALIIWVIMSWLVSFGVINSYQPFVRTVMAFFDAITAPILNPIRRIIPNVGGFDISPIILLLLIHFLRVLFATSVAPMFGVYGW; encoded by the coding sequence ATGACGGCAATTTTCATGCTGATTGATACCGTTCTGTATCTCTACAGCACAGCACTCATCATCTGGGTGATCATGAGCTGGCTCGTTTCCTTCGGCGTGATCAACAGCTACCAGCCCTTCGTGCGCACCGTCATGGCCTTCTTCGACGCCATCACCGCACCGATCCTGAACCCGATCCGGCGCATCATCCCGAACGTTGGCGGCTTCGATATCTCGCCGATCATCCTGCTGTTGCTGATCCATTTCCTGCGAGTCCTTTTTGCCACATCAGTAGCGCCAATGTTTGGGGTCTATGGTTGGTAA
- the folD gene encoding bifunctional methylenetetrahydrofolate dehydrogenase/methenyltetrahydrofolate cyclohydrolase FolD yields MTASIIDGKAFAEKVRAGVAADVSALKAKHGVTPGLAVVIVGEDPASQVYVKNKVKQTADTGMNSFHFELPADTSEADLLARVEALNADPAVNGILVQLPLPKQIDEAKVIAAIDPAKDVDGFHVVNSGLLATGGRGLVPCTPLGCLLMLQDALGDLSGLKAVVVGRSNIVGKPMAQLLLDANCTVTIAHSRTKDLPGEVKAADIVVAAVGRPEMIKGDWIKPGATVIDVGINRIAAPEKGEGKTRLVGDVAYDEAATVAGRITPVPGGVGPMTIACLLRNTVTATCRQHRLDPKAI; encoded by the coding sequence ATGACCGCCAGCATCATCGATGGCAAAGCCTTTGCCGAAAAAGTCCGCGCCGGTGTCGCGGCGGACGTTTCCGCCCTCAAGGCCAAACACGGTGTCACCCCCGGCCTCGCTGTCGTGATCGTGGGCGAAGACCCGGCAAGCCAGGTCTATGTGAAAAACAAGGTGAAGCAGACCGCCGACACCGGCATGAACAGCTTCCATTTCGAACTGCCCGCCGATACGAGCGAAGCCGACCTTCTGGCCCGCGTCGAGGCGCTGAATGCCGACCCTGCCGTGAACGGCATCCTTGTGCAGCTGCCGCTCCCCAAACAGATCGACGAAGCCAAGGTGATCGCCGCCATCGACCCCGCCAAGGATGTGGACGGCTTCCATGTGGTGAACTCCGGGCTTCTGGCGACCGGTGGCCGCGGCCTTGTGCCCTGCACGCCGCTTGGCTGCCTTCTGATGCTGCAGGATGCACTCGGCGATCTTTCAGGCCTCAAGGCCGTCGTCGTTGGCCGCTCGAACATCGTCGGCAAGCCTATGGCGCAACTGCTGCTGGATGCCAACTGCACTGTGACCATCGCCCACAGCCGCACGAAAGACCTGCCCGGTGAAGTGAAAGCCGCCGATATCGTTGTCGCCGCCGTTGGCCGCCCCGAGATGATCAAGGGCGACTGGATCAAGCCCGGCGCCACCGTCATCGACGTTGGCATCAACCGTATCGCGGCGCCCGAGAAGGGCGAAGGCAAGACCCGCCTTGTGGGCGACGTCGCCTATGACGAAGCCGCAACTGTCGCCGGGCGTATCACGCCGGTGCCGGGCGGCGTGGGGCCAATGACCATCGCCTGCCTTCTTCGTAACACCGTTACGGCCACCTGCCGCCAGCACAGGCTTGACCCGAAAGCGATCTGA
- a CDS encoding MarC family protein, which produces MLDAFVTAFITLFIIVDPVAIAPVFASLTQDAPKDHQRRMAIKGVVVATGILFFFALVGKPFLGAMGISMDGLRVAGGIMLFIIALEMVMEKRFERKEESAHKMEDYFEDISVFPLGLPLLAGPGSIATVMLLMTNVEGDFPGQIMVYLALGLTMLITLGFLFAAGKVMRVLGPSVNGVITRVLGIILAAMAGQFVLDGLKNTFFGA; this is translated from the coding sequence ATGCTTGACGCGTTTGTAACCGCTTTCATCACGCTTTTCATCATTGTGGACCCGGTGGCCATCGCGCCCGTGTTCGCGAGCCTCACGCAGGACGCGCCGAAGGATCACCAGCGCCGGATGGCGATCAAGGGTGTGGTCGTCGCGACCGGCATCCTTTTCTTCTTCGCGCTTGTGGGCAAACCCTTCCTTGGCGCCATGGGCATTTCGATGGACGGCCTGCGCGTCGCTGGCGGCATCATGCTTTTCATCATCGCGCTTGAAATGGTGATGGAGAAGCGCTTTGAGCGTAAGGAAGAAAGCGCCCACAAGATGGAAGACTATTTCGAGGATATCTCGGTCTTTCCGCTTGGCCTGCCGCTTCTTGCTGGGCCCGGCTCCATCGCCACCGTCATGCTTCTGATGACCAACGTGGAAGGCGATTTCCCGGGGCAGATCATGGTCTATCTGGCGCTTGGCCTCACCATGCTGATCACGCTCGGCTTCCTGTTTGCGGCCGGCAAGGTGATGCGCGTGCTTGGCCCCTCGGTCAATGGTGTGATCACCCGCGTGCTTGGTATCATTCTGGCTGCCATGGCTGGCCAGTTCGTCCTCGATGGCCTGAAAAACACCTTCTTCGGCGCCTGA
- a CDS encoding M28 family metallopeptidase has translation MKQLPLLATALFALAACDTESEAPTSAPYLINEAAYKDSVATLSSDEFGGRGPATPGEDKTVEFIAKAFAEAGLRPANNGSYEQQVPLVSIEALGAPMLSVAGGNEPLALAYRADQVIWTRREQESVAVSDAELVFVGYGINAPERNWNDYEGVDMAGKIAVILVNDPGFATGDAKLFNGKAMTYYGRWDYKFDEAARQGAIGAILVHETAPAAYGWVTVDSSWTGAKFGLVREDKGASLSAFESWITTESADKLFAAASLDRRALEAAALKPGFKAVPMNLTASTEFSNKVDHVTSRNVAGVVEGSEKPDEYFVYMAHWDHLGTDPSIDGDGIYNGALDNATGTAGLIELARSFAGAREKPKRSVLFLAVTAEEQGLLGSAYYAAHPLVPLAKTVAGLNMDGINNFGRTKDVTVTGYGNSELDGLLAKVAEKQGRVIVPDAHPEHGGFYRSDHFSLSKFGVPMIYPGSGTDHVERGKAYVAAVEEAFLRDHYHAASDELTEDWVFDGAIEDLTLYYDFGRSITDTGIWPAWNEGTEFKAAREASLKGAGQD, from the coding sequence GTGAAACAGCTACCCCTTCTTGCCACGGCGCTTTTCGCGCTTGCCGCCTGCGATACCGAAAGCGAGGCGCCCACGTCGGCCCCTTATCTGATCAATGAAGCGGCCTACAAGGACAGCGTTGCCACCCTGTCGTCCGACGAGTTCGGCGGCCGCGGCCCGGCGACCCCCGGCGAGGACAAGACGGTGGAATTCATCGCGAAAGCCTTTGCCGAAGCCGGCCTGAGACCCGCGAACAATGGCAGCTACGAGCAGCAGGTACCGCTCGTTTCCATCGAAGCGCTGGGCGCGCCGATGCTGTCCGTCGCCGGCGGCAACGAGCCGCTCGCCCTCGCCTACCGCGCCGATCAGGTGATCTGGACCCGCCGCGAGCAGGAATCGGTGGCGGTCAGCGACGCCGAGCTCGTGTTTGTCGGCTATGGCATCAACGCGCCGGAGCGGAACTGGAACGATTATGAAGGCGTCGACATGGCCGGCAAGATTGCCGTCATTCTTGTCAACGATCCGGGCTTCGCAACCGGCGACGCCAAGCTCTTCAACGGCAAGGCCATGACCTATTATGGCCGCTGGGACTACAAGTTTGACGAAGCCGCCCGCCAGGGTGCCATCGGCGCCATCCTTGTTCATGAAACTGCCCCTGCCGCCTATGGCTGGGTAACGGTCGACAGCAGCTGGACCGGCGCCAAGTTCGGCCTCGTGCGCGAAGACAAGGGCGCCTCGCTTTCCGCCTTCGAAAGCTGGATCACCACCGAATCCGCCGACAAGCTGTTCGCCGCTGCAAGCCTTGACCGCCGCGCCCTTGAAGCGGCGGCCCTGAAGCCCGGCTTCAAGGCCGTGCCGATGAACCTCACCGCCTCGACCGAGTTTTCGAACAAGGTGGACCACGTGACCTCGCGCAACGTGGCGGGGGTCGTCGAGGGCAGCGAGAAGCCGGACGAATATTTCGTCTATATGGCGCACTGGGACCATCTCGGCACCGATCCCTCGATCGATGGCGACGGCATCTATAATGGTGCGCTCGACAATGCCACCGGCACCGCGGGCCTCATCGAGCTTGCCCGTTCCTTCGCCGGCGCACGTGAAAAGCCGAAACGGTCGGTTCTCTTCCTTGCTGTCACGGCGGAAGAACAGGGCCTTCTAGGCTCGGCCTATTATGCGGCCCATCCGCTCGTCCCGCTTGCCAAGACGGTTGCCGGACTCAATATGGACGGCATCAACAATTTCGGCCGCACGAAGGATGTCACCGTCACCGGTTACGGCAATTCGGAACTCGACGGCCTTCTTGCCAAAGTCGCTGAAAAACAGGGCCGCGTGATCGTACCCGACGCACACCCCGAGCACGGCGGCTTCTACCGGTCAGACCATTTCTCGCTGTCGAAATTCGGCGTACCGATGATCTACCCCGGCAGCGGCACCGACCATGTGGAACGCGGCAAGGCCTATGTGGCGGCTGTCGAGGAAGCCTTCCTGCGCGATCATTATCACGCGGCCTCCGACGAACTGACGGAAGACTGGGTGTTTGACGGCGCGATCGAGGACCTGACGCTTTATTACGATTTCGGCCGCTCGATCACCGATACCGGCATCTGGCCGGCATGGAACGAAGGCACCGAGTTCAAGGCTGCCCGCGAGGCCAGCCTGAAGGGCGCGGGGCAGGACTGA